In a single window of the Saccharothrix australiensis genome:
- a CDS encoding class I SAM-dependent methyltransferase, with product MSTPYGSLWESYWKELPAGFGEAFWDASPEVGAARHLRLFGPHFDRALPLVDLGCGNGTQTPFLARHYARVVGVDISASAVAQARVENPAPNVEYDVLDVLDTAGVDALRERIGPANVYMRAVIHQLSPTDRLLCARNLARLAGPGGCVFDQELVRESYEVFERLLAESPDPLPRLTRLAGHFQVGLKTTAAGAEHLDRIFAEAGYEVLATDRLELPTSERFADGSVLRMPAQYVIARPAA from the coding sequence ATGTCGACCCCGTATGGATCACTGTGGGAAAGCTACTGGAAAGAACTACCGGCCGGCTTCGGCGAAGCGTTCTGGGACGCGTCCCCGGAAGTCGGCGCGGCGCGGCACCTGCGATTGTTCGGGCCCCATTTCGACCGGGCGCTCCCGCTGGTGGACCTCGGGTGCGGCAACGGCACGCAGACGCCGTTCCTCGCCCGCCACTACGCCCGCGTCGTCGGCGTCGACATCTCGGCGTCGGCGGTGGCGCAGGCCCGGGTCGAGAACCCGGCGCCCAACGTCGAGTACGACGTCCTCGACGTGCTGGACACCGCCGGGGTGGACGCGCTGAGGGAGCGGATCGGACCCGCCAACGTCTACATGCGCGCGGTGATCCACCAGCTGTCGCCGACCGACCGGCTGCTGTGCGCGCGCAACCTCGCCCGGCTCGCCGGGCCGGGCGGGTGCGTGTTCGACCAGGAGCTCGTCCGCGAGAGCTACGAGGTCTTCGAGCGCCTCCTCGCCGAGTCGCCCGACCCGCTGCCCCGGCTGACCCGGCTGGCCGGGCACTTCCAGGTGGGGCTCAAGACGACCGCGGCGGGCGCGGAGCACCTCGACCGGATCTTCGCGGAGGCCGGGTACGAGGTGCTGGCCACCGACCGGCTGGAGCTGCCGACCTCGGAGCGCTTCGCCGACGGGAGCGTGCTCCGCATGCCCGCGCAGTACGTCATCGCCCGACCGGCCGCCTGA
- a CDS encoding NAD-dependent epimerase/dehydratase family protein: MDIVGNGFLARHLAPLVGAHEGAVVFAAGVSAAAHTQPEGFDREARLLYDVIRRCGATGERLVYFSTAAAGMYAVPGAPPAREDGPVYPATVYGRHKLAMEAVLAASGVDHLVLRLSHVVGPGQARHQLLPALVAQVRTGAVRVFRGADRDLIDVADVVAVVGHLLATGVNREVVNVASGFPVPVERIVEGVQARLGLRATWAYEPGTRGQPVCTAKLRALVPAASGMAFGPRYFEAVLDKYVGAYAEAV; encoded by the coding sequence GTGGACATCGTCGGGAATGGCTTCCTCGCCCGGCACCTGGCGCCCCTGGTCGGCGCGCACGAGGGCGCCGTCGTGTTCGCGGCGGGCGTGTCCGCGGCGGCGCACACGCAGCCCGAGGGCTTCGACCGCGAGGCGCGGCTGCTCTACGACGTGATCCGGCGGTGCGGTGCGACCGGCGAGCGGCTGGTGTACTTCTCCACCGCGGCGGCCGGGATGTACGCCGTGCCGGGCGCGCCGCCCGCCCGCGAGGACGGCCCGGTGTACCCGGCGACGGTGTACGGCAGGCACAAGCTGGCGATGGAAGCCGTGCTCGCCGCGTCCGGCGTCGACCACCTGGTGCTGCGGCTGTCGCACGTGGTCGGCCCCGGCCAGGCCCGCCACCAACTGCTGCCCGCGCTGGTGGCGCAGGTGCGCACGGGCGCGGTGCGGGTCTTCCGCGGCGCGGACCGCGACCTGATCGACGTCGCCGACGTCGTCGCGGTGGTGGGGCACCTGCTCGCCACCGGGGTGAACCGCGAGGTGGTGAACGTGGCGTCGGGGTTCCCGGTGCCGGTGGAGCGGATCGTCGAGGGGGTGCAGGCGCGGCTGGGCCTCCGGGCGACGTGGGCGTACGAGCCGGGGACGCGGGGGCAGCCGGTGTGCACCGCGAAGCTGCGGGCGCTCGTGCCCGCGGCGTCGGGCATGGCGTTCGGGCCACGGTACTTCGAGGCGGTGCTGGACAAGTACGTCGGTGCCTACGCCGAGGCGGTGTGA
- a CDS encoding MSCRAMM family protein produces the protein MGIGVVARGRAGVVLFALVVGGLLGAAAMRAAPAPVGRPAPPATVRGRVVAPDGAPAAGVVLTLTDPAGVEVGSTATGEDGTCEFAVPRPGRYTLIAACPGRRPLARRLDTPEFTLVLPGGGAVGGFVRDEHDQAPIADAVVVLAAGSGRLLGARVTDPTGYYAFEDVPAGRYVVAVDHPGHHPLALDVAVAQGETAALDAELVDARCVRGAVLDRAGRPVGHAKVVLTDASGVTRTVVSGPTGEYRFDDLLRGDYLIGVRGGPTAPVRVEAADHERDLRL, from the coding sequence ATGGGCATCGGGGTCGTCGCGCGGGGTCGTGCCGGGGTCGTCCTCTTCGCGCTGGTCGTCGGTGGTCTGCTGGGCGCGGCGGCGATGCGCGCGGCGCCGGCGCCCGTCGGCCGGCCCGCCCCGCCCGCGACGGTGCGCGGCCGCGTCGTGGCGCCCGACGGCGCACCCGCCGCCGGTGTCGTGCTGACGCTGACCGACCCGGCGGGCGTCGAGGTGGGCTCGACCGCCACCGGCGAGGACGGGACGTGCGAGTTCGCCGTGCCGCGGCCCGGCCGGTACACCCTGATCGCGGCGTGCCCCGGGCGGAGACCCCTGGCGCGGCGGCTCGACACCCCGGAGTTCACCCTCGTCCTGCCGGGCGGTGGCGCGGTCGGCGGGTTCGTCCGCGACGAGCACGACCAGGCGCCGATCGCCGACGCGGTGGTCGTCCTCGCCGCCGGGTCCGGGCGGCTGCTCGGCGCGCGGGTCACCGACCCGACCGGCTACTACGCCTTCGAGGACGTCCCGGCCGGGCGGTACGTCGTGGCCGTGGACCACCCCGGCCACCACCCGCTGGCCCTCGACGTCGCGGTCGCCCAGGGCGAGACGGCGGCGCTGGACGCCGAGCTGGTCGACGCGAGGTGCGTCCGGGGCGCGGTGCTCGACCGCGCCGGTCGCCCCGTCGGGCACGCCAAGGTCGTCCTGACCGACGCGTCCGGCGTGACCAGGACGGTGGTCAGCGGACCGACCGGTGAGTACCGCTTCGACGACCTGCTCCGCGGCGACTACCTCATCGGCGTCCGGGGCGGGCCGACGGCGCCCGTGCGGGTCGAGGCGGCCGACCACGAACGGGACCTGCGGCTCTGA
- a CDS encoding TetR/AcrR family transcriptional regulator, which translates to MPPRRRDTRERIQDVALTLFSEQGYERASLREIAERLDVTKAALYYHFKTKEDILTSVVEEVAAALDDVVAWAREQPPVTETRRGIVRRIARLIREGRVYHIMRFFNENQTAMRDLSAGEEISDRIRAIWALLNIPGGDLTAQLRSRLAVTTLMLSHVTTLDLDGTDDERAEAALALALDLVTADD; encoded by the coding sequence ATGCCTCCTCGCCGCCGCGACACCCGCGAGCGCATCCAGGACGTCGCCCTCACGCTGTTCAGCGAGCAGGGTTACGAGAGGGCCTCGCTGCGGGAGATCGCCGAGCGGCTCGACGTCACCAAGGCCGCGCTCTACTACCACTTCAAGACCAAGGAGGACATCCTCACCAGCGTCGTCGAGGAGGTCGCCGCCGCGCTGGACGACGTGGTCGCGTGGGCCCGCGAGCAGCCCCCGGTCACCGAGACCCGCCGCGGGATCGTGCGCCGCATCGCGCGGCTCATCCGGGAGGGCCGGGTGTACCACATCATGCGGTTCTTCAACGAGAACCAGACCGCGATGCGCGACCTGTCCGCGGGCGAGGAGATCAGCGACCGCATCCGGGCGATCTGGGCGCTGCTCAACATCCCCGGCGGCGACCTCACCGCGCAGCTGCGCTCGCGCCTGGCCGTGACCACGTTGATGCTCAGCCACGTCACCACCCTGGACCTCGACGGCACCGACGACGAGCGCGCCGAGGCCGCCCTCGCGCTGGCGCTCGACCTGGTCACGGCGGACGACTAG
- a CDS encoding AMP-binding protein: MSGLHELVARAARRTPGAPAVHDGDRTLTYGELDALADRRAAGLAARGVGRGDRVVVWLDKSADAVAVLQAVLRLGAVYAPVARANPVTRVERIARGCGAALVVTDAGSCGGVPTAAVDELSGPAPYPPAADRAPDDPAYILYTSGSTGEPKGVVLSHRNASAFVAWAAGETGLTPRDRLANHAPFNFDLSVFDLYGAFHAGAAVDLVPPGLAYAPDELVDFLHGRGISVWYSVPSALTLMARRGGLLDRGRPPALRVCAFAGEPFPPPDLRALRAAWPGVRLFNWYGPTETNVCTSHEVTDADVARDAPPPIGSPCAGDDVWLDPDGEIVVSGPTVMLGYWGAAPHRGPYRTGDLGRYDEAGRLCYAGRRDAMVKVRGHRVEPGEVEAALAAHPAVAGAAVVVVGAGLDARLHAAVVPRDGARPGLLALKAHLAERLPGYMVVDSVSHVRELPRTANGKLDRAAVAAAVAAGAT, from the coding sequence GTGAGCGGGCTGCACGAGCTGGTCGCGAGGGCCGCCCGGCGCACCCCCGGCGCGCCTGCGGTGCACGACGGTGACCGCACGCTGACGTACGGCGAACTGGACGCCCTCGCCGACCGCCGCGCCGCGGGCCTGGCCGCCCGCGGCGTCGGCCGCGGCGACCGGGTGGTGGTGTGGCTGGACAAGAGCGCCGACGCGGTCGCGGTGTTGCAGGCGGTCCTGCGGTTGGGCGCGGTCTACGCGCCGGTCGCGCGGGCGAACCCGGTGACGCGGGTCGAGCGGATCGCGCGCGGTTGCGGCGCGGCGCTCGTCGTCACCGACGCCGGGTCCTGCGGTGGGGTGCCGACGGCCGCGGTGGACGAGCTGTCGGGTCCGGCGCCGTACCCGCCCGCCGCCGACCGCGCACCGGACGACCCCGCCTACATCCTCTACACCTCCGGGTCGACCGGGGAACCCAAGGGCGTGGTGCTCAGCCACCGCAACGCCTCGGCGTTCGTCGCGTGGGCGGCGGGCGAGACGGGGCTGACGCCACGGGACCGGCTGGCGAACCACGCGCCGTTCAACTTCGACCTGTCCGTCTTCGACCTCTACGGCGCCTTCCACGCCGGCGCGGCGGTCGACCTGGTGCCGCCGGGCCTGGCCTACGCGCCGGACGAGCTGGTGGACTTCCTGCACGGGCGCGGGATCTCCGTGTGGTACTCGGTGCCCTCGGCGCTCACGCTCATGGCGCGCCGCGGCGGACTGCTCGACCGCGGCCGCCCGCCCGCGCTGCGCGTGTGCGCGTTCGCCGGGGAGCCCTTCCCGCCGCCGGACCTGCGGGCGCTGCGGGCGGCCTGGCCGGGGGTGCGGCTGTTCAACTGGTACGGCCCGACGGAGACGAACGTGTGCACCTCGCACGAGGTCACCGACGCCGACGTGGCGCGTGACGCGCCGCCGCCGATCGGCTCGCCGTGCGCGGGCGACGACGTGTGGCTCGACCCCGACGGGGAGATCGTCGTGTCGGGGCCGACGGTGATGCTCGGGTACTGGGGCGCCGCACCGCACCGCGGGCCTTACCGCACCGGGGACCTCGGCCGGTACGACGAAGCCGGCCGGCTCTGCTACGCGGGCCGGCGCGACGCGATGGTCAAGGTGCGCGGGCACCGCGTGGAGCCGGGGGAGGTCGAGGCGGCGCTGGCCGCGCACCCGGCGGTCGCCGGCGCCGCGGTCGTGGTGGTGGGCGCCGGGCTCGACGCCCGGCTGCACGCCGCGGTCGTGCCGCGCGACGGCGCGCGGCCGGGGCTGCTCGCGCTCAAAGCGCACCTGGCGGAGCGACTGCCCGGCTACATGGTCGTGGACTCGGTGTCCCACGTGCGGGAACTGCCCCGCACCGCCAACGGCAAGCTCGACCGCGCGGCGGTGGCGGCGGCGGTGGCCGCGGGCGCGACCTAG
- a CDS encoding acyl-CoA dehydrogenase family protein, whose protein sequence is MEFSWTPAQERRYRETAEAVAAAFPGPDEPRFSRAAWRRLGEIGLLGACVPEAYGGRGLGALDTALVFEAAGRATTATGVVFAAAAHLFACAVPIAGFGAPALREGLLPGMCSGELVGGNAMTEPGAGSDVSALATTAVPAEGGYTLSGTKSFVSNGPVADVYVTYAVTDPTAGHLGTSAFAVAAGTPGVRAGAAFDKLGMAGCEAGPVVFDGCSVPAGALLGEPGQGGAVFQHSMAWERSCLFALFLGVQDALVERCVAHVRQRRQFGRRLAEFQAVSHRIAEMKLRLEGSRLLLYRACWELDEGRPAASTTALAKLAVSESALASATDAVRLFGAGGYLAGHGIEAALRDAVGGVTFSGTSDVQRQLVAMELGL, encoded by the coding sequence ATGGAGTTCAGCTGGACGCCCGCGCAGGAGCGGCGGTACCGGGAGACGGCCGAAGCGGTCGCTGCGGCCTTCCCCGGGCCGGACGAGCCGAGGTTCAGCCGCGCGGCCTGGCGTCGACTGGGTGAGATCGGGCTGCTGGGCGCGTGCGTCCCCGAGGCGTACGGCGGGCGCGGCCTCGGCGCGCTGGACACGGCGCTGGTGTTCGAGGCGGCGGGCCGCGCCACGACGGCCACGGGCGTGGTGTTCGCGGCCGCGGCGCACCTGTTCGCCTGCGCCGTGCCGATCGCCGGGTTCGGCGCACCCGCCCTGCGGGAGGGCCTGCTGCCGGGCATGTGCTCGGGCGAACTGGTCGGGGGCAACGCGATGACCGAACCCGGCGCGGGCTCCGACGTGTCCGCCCTGGCCACGACGGCGGTGCCGGCGGAGGGCGGCTACACGTTGTCCGGCACGAAGAGCTTCGTCAGCAACGGCCCGGTCGCCGACGTCTACGTCACCTACGCGGTCACCGACCCGACCGCCGGGCACCTGGGCACGAGCGCCTTCGCCGTCGCGGCCGGAACACCCGGCGTGCGCGCGGGAGCGGCGTTCGACAAGCTCGGCATGGCGGGCTGCGAGGCGGGCCCGGTGGTGTTCGACGGCTGTTCGGTCCCGGCGGGCGCGCTGCTCGGCGAGCCCGGTCAGGGCGGTGCGGTCTTCCAGCACTCGATGGCCTGGGAGCGCTCGTGCCTGTTCGCGCTCTTCCTCGGCGTGCAGGACGCCCTGGTCGAGCGCTGCGTGGCGCACGTGCGGCAGCGCAGGCAGTTCGGCAGGCGGCTGGCGGAGTTCCAGGCCGTGTCCCACCGGATCGCCGAGATGAAGCTGCGGCTGGAGGGTTCGCGGCTGCTGCTGTACCGGGCCTGCTGGGAGCTGGACGAGGGGCGCCCCGCGGCGTCGACGACGGCGCTGGCCAAGCTCGCGGTCTCGGAGTCGGCGCTGGCCTCGGCGACCGACGCGGTCCGCCTCTTCGGCGCGGGCGGGTACCTCGCCGGGCACGGGATCGAGGCGGCCCTGCGGGACGCGGTGGGCGGCGTGACCTTCTCCGGCACCTCGGACGTCCAGCGGCAGCTCGTGGCGATGGAGCTGGGCCTGTGA
- a CDS encoding ketoacyl-ACP synthase III family protein: MKVTDVHLAGLGSYLPEVVPIGVAVAQGAYSAEAAERTGLTGAAVAGEVPAPDMALTAARRLFERTGHDPAAVGLLLYADAFQAGPEGWFPHAYLQANLVGGEALAAGVRQGCNGVFGALELAAAYLGAAGRGASALITAADNMTSPLVDRWQCLRPDFILGDGATAVLLTRAPGFARLLSVGSVTVTGLEGLHRGDEPLHPPGAALGRPLDFAARFAAFAARGGMADAGLAVVKARGELLDRVLAEAGVEVPDLARVLYNHGSREYVENGLLGMLGLPLERSNWAFGRGVGHLGAGDQLMSLDHLLTAGELGAGDRVLLVGLGPGVTIAAAVLEITATPPWSA; this comes from the coding sequence GTGAAGGTAACCGACGTCCACCTCGCCGGCCTGGGCTCCTACCTGCCCGAGGTCGTGCCGATCGGGGTCGCGGTGGCGCAGGGCGCCTACTCCGCCGAAGCCGCCGAGCGCACGGGGCTGACCGGCGCCGCGGTGGCCGGCGAGGTGCCCGCGCCGGACATGGCGCTGACCGCCGCCCGCCGGCTGTTCGAGCGCACCGGCCACGACCCGGCCGCGGTCGGGCTGCTCCTCTACGCGGACGCGTTCCAGGCCGGCCCCGAGGGGTGGTTCCCGCACGCCTACCTCCAGGCCAACCTGGTCGGCGGCGAGGCGCTCGCCGCCGGCGTGCGGCAGGGCTGCAACGGCGTGTTCGGCGCGCTGGAACTGGCCGCGGCCTACCTCGGCGCGGCGGGCCGGGGCGCCTCCGCGCTGATCACCGCCGCGGACAACATGACCTCACCGCTGGTGGACCGCTGGCAGTGCCTGCGGCCCGACTTCATCCTCGGCGACGGCGCGACCGCCGTGCTGTTGACGCGGGCGCCGGGGTTCGCCCGGCTGCTCTCGGTCGGGTCGGTGACGGTGACCGGGCTGGAGGGCCTGCACCGCGGCGACGAGCCGCTGCACCCGCCGGGCGCCGCGCTCGGCCGGCCGCTGGACTTCGCGGCCCGGTTCGCGGCGTTCGCCGCGCGCGGCGGCATGGCGGACGCGGGGCTCGCCGTGGTGAAGGCGCGCGGCGAACTGCTGGACCGCGTGCTGGCGGAGGCCGGTGTGGAGGTGCCCGACCTCGCCAGGGTGCTCTACAACCACGGCTCGCGCGAGTACGTCGAGAACGGCCTGCTCGGCATGCTCGGGTTGCCGTTGGAGCGGTCGAACTGGGCCTTCGGCCGCGGCGTCGGCCACCTGGGCGCCGGCGACCAGCTCATGTCGCTCGACCACCTGCTCACCGCGGGCGAGCTGGGCGCGGGCGACCGGGTGCTGCTGGTCGGCCTCGGGCCGGGCGTGACGATCGCGGCGGCGGTGCTGGAGATCACCGCCACCCCGCCGTGGTCGGCGTGA
- a CDS encoding nucleotide disphospho-sugar-binding domain-containing protein, producing the protein MRVLFVPLPWPTHHFAMVGLAWACRLQGDEVRVAADAGVVEAVLSSGMVGVPVGRGFDFMADFGAASRGPLRWRGPGEAVTDLLRATPVTRYLRLAETVVDDLTDFATRWRPDVVVWDPAMFAGPLAAQRCGALSVRHTWGPDVTRLLRWPGMGAEDPADVPAWPADLAAFFRRHGAEPRDDLADLTLDTCPAALQVPGARNRVPLRYTPYNGPGLAPRWLLDEPTRPRVCVTWGTASTRALGSDAYPVPAILAALATEDVEVVVAAKESDAALVGDPPPNARVAGPLPLHTLLPSCRAIVHQGGSGTVMTAAYHGVPQLVGGTVGDQEFNAARLTAAGAGAALPVGGAEPDGIRAAVHRLLSDDAAHAADGLRAGILGHPSPAATAARLRDLAGH; encoded by the coding sequence ATGCGGGTGCTGTTCGTCCCGCTGCCGTGGCCGACGCACCACTTCGCCATGGTGGGGCTGGCCTGGGCCTGCCGGCTGCAGGGCGACGAGGTGCGCGTCGCGGCCGACGCGGGCGTCGTGGAGGCCGTGCTGTCCTCCGGCATGGTCGGCGTGCCGGTCGGGCGCGGCTTCGACTTCATGGCCGACTTCGGTGCGGCCAGCCGCGGGCCGCTCAGGTGGCGGGGCCCCGGCGAAGCGGTCACCGACCTGCTGCGCGCCACGCCCGTGACCCGCTACCTCAGGCTCGCGGAGACCGTCGTCGACGACCTGACCGACTTCGCGACCCGCTGGCGACCCGACGTCGTCGTGTGGGACCCCGCGATGTTCGCCGGCCCCCTGGCGGCCCAGCGCTGCGGTGCGCTGTCGGTCCGGCACACGTGGGGCCCCGACGTGACCCGGCTGCTGCGCTGGCCCGGCATGGGCGCCGAGGACCCGGCGGACGTGCCGGCGTGGCCCGCCGACCTGGCGGCGTTCTTCCGGCGGCACGGCGCCGAACCGCGGGACGACCTCGCCGACCTGACCCTGGACACCTGCCCGGCGGCGCTCCAGGTGCCCGGCGCCCGCAACCGCGTGCCGCTGCGGTACACCCCCTACAACGGGCCCGGCCTGGCGCCGCGCTGGCTCCTCGACGAGCCGACGAGGCCCCGGGTCTGCGTGACCTGGGGCACCGCCTCCACCAGGGCGCTGGGCAGCGACGCCTACCCGGTGCCCGCGATCCTCGCCGCGCTGGCCACGGAGGACGTGGAAGTCGTGGTCGCCGCCAAGGAGTCCGACGCGGCGCTCGTCGGCGACCCGCCACCGAACGCCAGGGTCGCGGGGCCGCTGCCGCTGCACACCCTGCTGCCGAGCTGCCGGGCGATCGTGCACCAGGGCGGCTCGGGCACGGTGATGACCGCCGCGTACCACGGCGTGCCGCAACTGGTCGGCGGCACGGTGGGCGACCAGGAGTTCAACGCGGCCCGGCTGACCGCCGCCGGTGCCGGGGCCGCGCTGCCGGTCGGCGGGGCGGAGCCGGACGGGATCCGCGCCGCCGTGCACCGGCTGCTGTCCGACGACGCCGCGCACGCCGCCGACGGCCTGCGCGCCGGGATCCTCGGCCACCCGTCGCCCGCGGCCACCGCGGCGCGGCTGCGGGACCTGGCCGGACACTGA
- a CDS encoding MFS transporter, which produces MASGVSTAGTRAVRSRWWALVVICLVALIVGVDATIVNIALPSAQRDLGLSDVDRQWVVSAYTLAFGGLLLPAGRVADRVGRKRAVLLGVLGFAAASALGGAAAEGWVLVLARALQGVFASILAPSTLSLLVAVFTEPADRAKAISVFSAVASGGGVLGLLAGGLLAGYLDWRWCLYINVPLAVLGAIGGALLLPEVPAHRGGPIDVPGAVLGCAGVVALVYGLGAAGGLGWASPAVLGPLAAGLVLLAVFVLVQARREHPLLPLRVVLDRNRAGAALSIGLAMFALFGTSLFLTYQLQVVMGYSPVETGLAVLPLTVAIIVSSTQLARRWLPRTAPRLLVAPGLALAAAGVLWLVGLRPDSSFAVGVLPAELLLGLGMGLVSTPCLHTATSGVDPADVGVASAFLSTTQQIAASLGVATLNTIATSATASFAAAHPDVPAVVGTVHGYTRAAAWAGGIVLAAVALAWLMITADPRRAEAAKG; this is translated from the coding sequence ATGGCGAGCGGGGTCTCGACGGCCGGGACGCGGGCGGTGCGCAGCCGCTGGTGGGCCCTCGTGGTGATCTGCCTGGTGGCGCTCATCGTCGGGGTGGACGCCACGATCGTGAACATCGCGCTGCCCTCGGCGCAGCGCGACCTCGGTCTGTCCGATGTGGACCGCCAGTGGGTGGTGAGCGCCTACACCCTGGCCTTCGGCGGCCTGCTGCTGCCGGCCGGCCGGGTCGCCGACCGGGTGGGCCGCAAGCGGGCGGTGCTGCTCGGCGTGCTCGGGTTCGCCGCCGCCTCCGCCCTCGGCGGCGCGGCGGCGGAGGGCTGGGTGCTCGTGCTCGCGCGGGCCCTGCAGGGCGTGTTCGCGTCGATCCTCGCGCCCTCCACGCTCTCGCTGCTCGTCGCGGTGTTCACCGAGCCCGCGGACCGCGCGAAGGCGATCAGCGTGTTCAGCGCGGTCGCCAGCGGCGGCGGCGTGCTCGGGCTGCTGGCCGGCGGCCTGCTCGCCGGCTACCTCGACTGGCGCTGGTGCCTCTACATCAACGTCCCGCTGGCGGTGCTCGGGGCGATCGGCGGTGCGCTGCTGCTGCCCGAGGTACCCGCCCACCGCGGCGGGCCGATCGACGTCCCCGGCGCGGTGCTCGGCTGCGCCGGGGTCGTCGCGCTGGTGTACGGCCTCGGCGCGGCGGGCGGGCTGGGCTGGGCGTCCCCGGCGGTGCTCGGCCCGCTCGCCGCCGGGCTCGTGCTGCTGGCGGTGTTCGTCCTGGTGCAGGCGCGGCGCGAACACCCGCTGCTGCCGCTGCGCGTGGTGCTCGACCGCAACCGCGCGGGCGCGGCGCTGTCGATCGGCCTGGCGATGTTCGCGCTGTTCGGCACGTCGCTGTTCCTGACCTACCAGCTGCAAGTGGTCATGGGGTACTCGCCGGTGGAGACCGGCCTGGCCGTGCTGCCGCTCACGGTCGCGATCATCGTGTCGTCGACGCAGCTCGCCCGCCGGTGGCTGCCCCGCACCGCGCCGCGCCTGCTCGTCGCGCCCGGCCTCGCGCTGGCCGCCGCGGGTGTGCTGTGGCTGGTCGGGCTGAGGCCGGACAGCTCGTTCGCCGTCGGGGTGCTGCCCGCCGAGCTGCTGCTCGGGTTGGGCATGGGCCTGGTGTCCACCCCGTGCCTGCACACCGCCACCAGCGGGGTCGACCCCGCCGACGTCGGCGTCGCGTCGGCGTTCCTCAGCACGACGCAGCAGATCGCCGCCTCGCTCGGCGTCGCGACGCTCAACACGATCGCGACGAGCGCCACCGCGTCGTTCGCCGCCGCGCACCCGGACGTGCCCGCGGTCGTCGGCACGGTCCACGGCTACACCCGGGCAGCGGCTTGGGCGGGCGGCATCGTGCTCGCCGCGGTGGCGCTGGCCTGGTTGATGATCACCGCGGACCCCCGGCGGGCCGAGGCCGCGAAGGGATGA
- a CDS encoding cytochrome P450, which yields MDHPATAPAYPMPRACPYHPPPGYRELEGGPVSRVTLFDGRPAWLVTGYHAACAALADQRLSVDRARPDFPALAPGFTGGPRFRMFAGMDDPEHMVHRRMVLPRFTVRRVRGMRPAIRRAVDGVLDALLAAGSPGDLVAGFALPVSSSVICELLGVPYAEHGFFQDRTGQRLADDPEVAGRAVRDLLGFLDRVVRDKVADPGDDLISELAAGPLAAGELDRDDLVGMALLLLTAGHETTANTIALGVLALLEHPDQLAALRAEPGLVPRAVDELLRFLSVTDVVTRRVALADLELAGRAIRAGEAVLVATAAANRDPAVFPDPDRLDVRRDGPRHLAFGHGIHLCVGQHLGRTELEIAFAALLRRPPGLRLAAPVADLVLKPAADVQGVRALPVAWDAELT from the coding sequence ATGGACCACCCGGCCACCGCGCCCGCCTACCCCATGCCCCGCGCCTGCCCGTACCACCCGCCCCCCGGTTACCGGGAGCTGGAGGGCGGACCGGTGTCGCGGGTGACCCTGTTCGACGGCCGGCCCGCGTGGCTGGTCACCGGCTACCACGCCGCCTGCGCCGCGCTCGCCGACCAACGCCTGTCGGTCGACCGCGCGCGTCCCGACTTCCCCGCCCTGGCGCCGGGTTTCACCGGCGGGCCGCGGTTCCGGATGTTCGCTGGGATGGACGACCCGGAGCACATGGTCCACCGCCGGATGGTGTTGCCGCGGTTCACCGTCCGCCGCGTGCGGGGGATGCGCCCGGCCATCCGGCGTGCGGTCGACGGCGTGCTGGACGCCCTGCTGGCGGCGGGGTCGCCGGGCGACCTGGTCGCGGGGTTCGCGCTGCCGGTGTCGTCGTCGGTGATCTGCGAGCTGCTGGGCGTGCCGTACGCCGAGCACGGGTTCTTCCAGGACCGCACCGGCCAGCGGCTGGCCGACGACCCGGAGGTGGCCGGGCGGGCGGTCCGGGACCTGCTGGGCTTCCTCGACCGCGTGGTGCGGGACAAGGTCGCCGATCCCGGCGACGACCTGATCAGCGAGCTGGCCGCCGGTCCGCTGGCGGCCGGGGAACTGGACCGCGACGACCTGGTCGGGATGGCGCTGCTGCTGCTCACCGCCGGCCACGAGACCACGGCGAACACCATCGCGCTCGGCGTGCTGGCGCTGCTGGAGCACCCGGACCAGCTGGCCGCCCTCCGGGCCGAACCGGGGCTGGTGCCGCGGGCGGTGGACGAGTTGCTGCGCTTCCTGTCGGTGACCGACGTCGTCACCCGCCGGGTCGCGCTGGCCGACCTCGAACTGGCCGGGCGGGCGATCCGCGCGGGGGAGGCGGTGCTGGTCGCGACCGCCGCGGCGAACCGGGACCCGGCGGTGTTCCCCGACCCCGACCGCCTGGACGTCCGCCGCGACGGGCCGCGGCACCTGGCCTTCGGGCACGGCATCCACCTGTGCGTGGGGCAGCACCTGGGCCGGACCGAGCTGGAGATCGCCTTCGCCGCGCTGCTGCGGCGGCCGCCGGGGCTGCGGCTCGCGGCGCCCGTGGCGGACCTGGTGCTCAAGCCCGCGGCCGACGTGCAGGGCGTGCGCGCGCTGCCGGTGGCGTGGGACGCCGAACTTACTTGA